One window of the Shewanella khirikhana genome contains the following:
- a CDS encoding GH92 family glycosyl hydrolase has product MHTYPTLIGLAVTAALGAIALSGCGSYDSDTNRSQGGSIAASEATKGPNWITQPVDFVNPLIGSQGVFNHRQAANVAVGASLPFGMFNFGPEHAYTEALLNESEGLKKRVLEEKVRIPVSPGGYNYDATRVKGFSFTRLSGTGCLGASGEVPVLPFLEPIRHSPDTDLMDAYYSVGYSHANESVRPGSYRLTLDNGVGVNLSATERSGIAEFDFPKDADAKLLFRTAYNQLGSEKASTRFNPETGEITGSVTSGNFCGYLGEANRYSYYTLHFVAKLDVPVIASGGWQDDKMLPGASYSEGGTGYGPKGVPELGKGSGLWLELDTAAKQKVTMRVGISYVSEANARQNLIAEQAHKDFAAIETQANSRWNETLAKVKVAADPEADKDRLTTFYTALYHALHHPNLFSDVNGEYTGFDGKVHKLSAGQAAQYANYSLWDVYRSQLQLISLMEPKIASDMAQSMLNQANQYGGVWDRWTHNSGATSVMSGDPSTIAIANFVAFGADDFAVKEAYESLYKAATEPTQFDLSDTGCPVFCRGQRPSLDQWLSLNYISDQSNAWEGASETLEQVSADFALSQLAASLGHESQSKQLLKRADYWKNLYNPKATAELGYIQGRNKDGSWKADFDPASPHLFVEGSPAQYLWMLPFDGAGMSALLGGDAAMEARLDSHFIKPDGSYVLFRDDAFFADVSNQPSINSPWMYLHTGTAHKTQKVVRETLNTLWLPTPKGIPGQDDLGQMSSWYVFSALGLYPMLPGRAELVLAAPVFEATEIGKLSIRAPGASNDNVYIDEIVLDGKPSLKSYIPADYVERKTSLEFKLSDKPNPAFGQAKTDRPPSFSLTGN; this is encoded by the coding sequence ATGCACACTTACCCTACCCTCATAGGCCTCGCCGTCACAGCCGCACTGGGCGCCATCGCGCTCAGTGGCTGCGGCAGCTATGACTCAGACACAAATCGCAGCCAGGGTGGCAGCATCGCCGCCAGCGAGGCGACCAAAGGCCCGAACTGGATTACCCAGCCGGTGGACTTTGTTAATCCGCTGATTGGCAGCCAGGGCGTCTTCAACCATCGTCAGGCGGCCAACGTGGCGGTAGGCGCCTCGCTGCCCTTTGGTATGTTCAATTTTGGCCCCGAGCACGCCTACACAGAGGCGCTGCTTAATGAAAGCGAAGGCTTAAAAAAGCGCGTACTGGAAGAGAAGGTGCGCATTCCCGTCTCCCCCGGCGGTTACAACTACGACGCCACCCGGGTTAAGGGATTCAGCTTCACCCGCCTGTCCGGCACCGGCTGCCTTGGCGCCTCGGGCGAAGTGCCTGTGCTGCCATTCCTGGAGCCCATCAGGCACTCACCCGACACAGACTTGATGGACGCCTACTACAGCGTGGGCTACAGCCATGCCAATGAAAGCGTGCGCCCCGGCAGCTACCGCCTCACGCTTGATAACGGTGTTGGTGTGAATTTAAGCGCCACTGAGCGCAGCGGCATCGCCGAGTTTGATTTCCCTAAAGATGCAGATGCCAAGCTGCTGTTCCGCACCGCCTACAACCAGCTTGGCAGCGAAAAAGCCAGCACCCGCTTTAATCCCGAAACCGGCGAAATCACAGGCTCAGTCACCAGTGGCAACTTCTGCGGCTATCTGGGCGAAGCCAACCGCTACAGCTATTACACCCTGCACTTTGTTGCCAAGCTGGACGTGCCCGTAATCGCCAGCGGTGGCTGGCAGGATGATAAGATGCTGCCGGGCGCCAGCTACAGCGAAGGCGGCACCGGCTACGGCCCCAAGGGCGTGCCTGAGCTTGGCAAGGGCTCTGGCCTGTGGCTTGAACTCGATACCGCCGCGAAGCAGAAGGTCACCATGAGGGTAGGTATCTCTTACGTGAGCGAGGCTAACGCCCGCCAAAACCTGATTGCCGAGCAGGCGCACAAAGACTTTGCCGCCATCGAAACCCAGGCCAATAGCCGCTGGAATGAGACCCTGGCCAAGGTCAAGGTTGCCGCCGACCCAGAGGCCGACAAAGACCGGCTCACCACCTTTTACACCGCACTTTACCATGCGCTGCACCACCCCAATCTTTTCAGTGACGTCAACGGCGAGTACACCGGCTTCGATGGCAAGGTGCATAAGCTGAGCGCAGGTCAAGCCGCGCAGTACGCCAACTATTCCCTCTGGGATGTGTACCGCTCGCAGTTGCAACTGATAAGCCTGATGGAGCCCAAAATCGCCTCCGACATGGCACAGTCGATGCTCAATCAAGCCAATCAATATGGCGGCGTGTGGGACAGATGGACCCACAACTCGGGCGCGACCTCGGTAATGTCAGGCGACCCCTCCACCATCGCCATCGCCAACTTTGTCGCCTTCGGCGCCGATGATTTTGCGGTGAAAGAGGCCTACGAGTCGCTTTACAAGGCCGCCACCGAGCCGACTCAGTTTGACCTTAGCGACACCGGCTGCCCTGTGTTCTGCCGTGGTCAGCGGCCTTCGCTGGATCAGTGGCTGTCGCTCAACTACATTTCCGACCAATCCAACGCCTGGGAAGGCGCCAGCGAAACCCTGGAGCAGGTGAGCGCCGACTTCGCCCTGTCGCAGCTTGCCGCGAGCCTTGGCCATGAGAGCCAGAGCAAGCAGCTGCTTAAGCGCGCAGACTACTGGAAAAACCTCTACAACCCCAAGGCCACCGCCGAGCTTGGCTACATTCAGGGCCGCAACAAAGACGGCAGCTGGAAGGCCGATTTCGACCCGGCGAGTCCGCATCTGTTTGTTGAGGGAAGCCCAGCCCAATACCTGTGGATGCTGCCCTTTGATGGCGCAGGTATGTCGGCGCTGCTTGGCGGCGACGCCGCCATGGAAGCAAGGCTCGATAGCCACTTTATCAAGCCAGACGGCAGCTATGTGCTGTTCCGCGATGATGCCTTTTTTGCCGATGTGAGTAATCAGCCCTCCATCAACAGCCCCTGGATGTATCTGCACACAGGCACCGCCCATAAAACCCAAAAGGTGGTGCGCGAGACCCTGAACACCCTGTGGCTGCCAACACCCAAGGGTATTCCGGGGCAGGATGATTTAGGGCAAATGTCGTCCTGGTATGTGTTCTCGGCGCTGGGGCTTTACCCCATGCTGCCGGGCCGCGCCGAGCTGGTACTGGCCGCCCCTGTGTTTGAAGCCACCGAGATAGGCAAGCTCAGCATCCGCGCCCCCGGCGCCAGCAACGACAACGTCTATATCGATGAAATAGTGCTTGATGGCAAACCCAGCCTGAAAAGCTATATTCCGGCCGATTACGTAGAGCGAAAAACCAGCCTGGAATTCAAGCTTTCAGACAAGCCGAATCCGGCCTTTGGCCAGGCCAAGACCGACCGTCCGCCTTCATTTTCACTGACAGGAAACTAA
- a CDS encoding efflux RND transporter permease subunit yields MRLPEICIRHPIFATVISIMMVLLGLVSFDKLPIRYFPDYKTHSASVHASIDGASAEFMSENVANKLIDVASGLDKVNTTSTDCREASCTLSIKFNDDVDDVEYTNLMNKLRSSVEAIEDFPQSMTDRPRVTDDTSAKNATSNIISFISLGNTDKQALANYIRQQIVPRFKNLQGVGGVWGPYGGSPQAARVWLNPAQMKALNVTTAQVVQTLRAYNSAFTSGTIVGKSRDISINPLSQVKNIDDIRDLVIRVDNGNIIRIKDVAEVVMGERYLRPSLLSINGHPGMSLQILPLANANPVAVARTIKAEVEKIQQDLPKDLKMEMVYNQANFIETAIDEGFSALVEAVVLVSLVVWLFLGSLRAASIPIVTIPVCVIGVFAVMAWLGFSINVLTILAIILAIGLVVDDAIVVVENCYRHIEKGETPFNAAIKGCQEIIFPIIVMTLTLAAVYLPIGLMSGLTADLFRQFSFTLAAAVLISGIVALTLSPMMSAYLIKPAEAHPDWFQKVEQTQERLIRLYAGELEKWFERKRLMAGIALLLVSVGALLYWAMPKVLLPAEDTGFIEAVAKGPTGVGREYHLNHRDELNALMDGNANVAANLSYIEGSPTNHVLLKPWDERSETAADVIDQLITKAQQLPAYNMSFNVRAADGLNIPTNLQLQLTTLNRDKEALDATAAKVVTLLERYPGLTNVNNSTVRDKIRFDLSIDRNAVILSGASYADVTDALSTFLGSVKAADLHAQDGFTYPIQVQVNRKMLGDFHVLEKLYVITESKQALPLSQFVTIKPATAESNIKTFMGRDSALISASLMPGYSPDEVKQWLDEQLPSVLAPSQSYAYNGIIKELMNAQAGTQSLFLLALVFIYLILAAQFESFVDPLIILLTVPLCLVGALLTLSLFGQSMNIYSQIGLLTLVGLVTKHGILLVEFANKQRLAGKSAREAAIASARSRLRPILMTSLAMILSAIPLAIASGPGSLGRVNIGLVLVGGLLMGTFFSLFVVPVAYLAMSELKQKDVLAKVRGKI; encoded by the coding sequence ATGCGTCTGCCGGAAATTTGTATTCGTCACCCTATATTTGCCACTGTGATCAGTATCATGATGGTACTGCTAGGGCTGGTTTCATTCGATAAGCTGCCGATTCGCTACTTTCCCGATTACAAGACCCATTCGGCCTCGGTGCACGCCAGCATAGATGGCGCCAGCGCCGAGTTTATGTCGGAAAACGTAGCCAACAAGCTTATCGATGTGGCCTCAGGCCTCGATAAGGTCAACACCACCAGCACCGATTGCCGCGAGGCCAGCTGCACCCTGTCAATTAAGTTCAATGACGATGTCGACGATGTCGAATACACCAACTTAATGAACAAGTTGCGCTCCAGCGTCGAAGCCATTGAAGACTTCCCCCAGAGCATGACCGACAGGCCCAGGGTGACCGACGACACCTCAGCCAAGAACGCCACCAGCAATATCATCAGCTTTATCAGCCTTGGCAATACCGATAAACAGGCGCTGGCAAATTACATTCGCCAGCAAATTGTGCCCAGATTCAAGAATCTGCAAGGTGTTGGCGGCGTATGGGGGCCCTATGGGGGCTCACCTCAGGCGGCACGGGTTTGGCTCAATCCGGCGCAAATGAAGGCGCTGAATGTCACCACGGCGCAGGTGGTGCAGACACTGCGCGCTTACAACAGCGCTTTCACCTCGGGCACCATTGTTGGCAAATCACGGGATATTTCGATTAACCCCTTAAGCCAGGTGAAAAATATCGATGATATCCGCGATCTTGTTATCCGGGTCGACAACGGCAACATAATCCGCATCAAGGACGTGGCAGAGGTGGTGATGGGCGAGCGCTACCTGCGGCCAAGTCTGCTGAGCATCAATGGCCATCCGGGAATGTCGTTGCAGATCCTGCCGCTGGCCAACGCCAACCCGGTTGCTGTGGCCCGAACCATCAAGGCCGAAGTGGAAAAGATCCAACAGGATCTGCCCAAAGATCTCAAAATGGAGATGGTTTACAACCAGGCCAACTTTATCGAAACAGCGATTGATGAAGGCTTTTCAGCACTGGTGGAGGCCGTGGTGCTGGTGTCACTGGTGGTGTGGCTGTTTCTTGGCTCGCTGCGGGCGGCCTCGATCCCGATTGTCACTATTCCCGTGTGTGTGATTGGGGTGTTTGCCGTTATGGCCTGGCTGGGGTTCAGCATCAACGTGCTCACTATTCTGGCCATCATTCTGGCTATCGGTCTGGTGGTGGATGATGCCATTGTGGTGGTGGAAAACTGCTATCGTCACATCGAAAAAGGCGAAACGCCCTTTAATGCCGCCATTAAGGGCTGCCAGGAAATTATCTTTCCAATCATAGTCATGACCCTGACGCTTGCCGCCGTCTACCTGCCAATTGGGTTGATGTCAGGCCTCACCGCCGATCTGTTCCGTCAGTTCTCCTTCACCCTGGCAGCCGCGGTGCTTATCTCCGGCATTGTAGCGCTCACACTGTCACCTATGATGAGCGCCTACCTGATAAAACCGGCAGAAGCGCATCCCGACTGGTTCCAAAAAGTAGAGCAAACTCAGGAGCGGCTGATTCGTCTCTATGCCGGCGAGCTGGAAAAGTGGTTTGAGCGCAAGCGTTTGATGGCGGGCATTGCCCTGCTGCTGGTATCTGTGGGCGCCCTGCTCTATTGGGCTATGCCCAAGGTGCTGTTGCCCGCCGAAGACACCGGTTTTATTGAGGCCGTCGCCAAAGGCCCCACCGGGGTTGGCCGCGAGTACCACCTTAACCACAGAGATGAGTTGAATGCGCTGATGGATGGCAATGCCAATGTGGCTGCCAATCTGTCTTACATCGAGGGCAGCCCTACCAACCATGTGCTGTTGAAGCCCTGGGATGAACGCAGTGAAACCGCCGCCGACGTCATAGACCAGCTGATAACCAAAGCGCAGCAGCTCCCTGCCTACAACATGTCGTTCAATGTTCGCGCCGCCGATGGATTGAATATTCCCACCAATCTGCAATTGCAGCTGACCACATTGAATCGTGATAAAGAGGCCCTGGACGCCACAGCCGCCAAGGTGGTGACCCTGCTGGAGCGCTACCCGGGGCTGACCAACGTCAACAACTCCACAGTGCGGGATAAAATTCGCTTCGACCTGTCCATCGACCGCAATGCCGTTATCCTCTCCGGTGCCAGCTATGCCGATGTAACAGACGCGCTATCGACGTTTCTTGGTTCGGTAAAGGCGGCCGATTTGCATGCGCAGGATGGGTTTACCTACCCCATTCAGGTTCAGGTGAACCGAAAAATGCTCGGCGATTTCCACGTACTGGAAAAGCTGTATGTGATTACTGAATCCAAGCAGGCACTGCCGCTGTCGCAGTTTGTCACCATCAAACCGGCAACGGCCGAGTCCAATATCAAGACCTTTATGGGCCGCGACAGCGCCCTTATCAGCGCCAGTTTGATGCCGGGCTATTCCCCGGATGAAGTGAAGCAATGGCTCGATGAACAGTTGCCAAGCGTACTGGCCCCATCGCAAAGTTACGCTTACAACGGCATTATCAAAGAGCTGATGAACGCCCAGGCGGGTACTCAGTCGCTGTTCCTGCTGGCTCTGGTGTTTATCTACCTCATTCTGGCGGCGCAGTTTGAAAGCTTTGTCGACCCCCTGATTATCCTGCTGACGGTACCCCTGTGCCTGGTGGGCGCCCTGCTTACCTTAAGCCTGTTCGGCCAGAGCATGAATATCTACTCGCAGATAGGCTTGCTGACACTGGTGGGGCTGGTGACCAAACACGGTATTCTGTTGGTGGAGTTTGCCAACAAGCAGCGTCTGGCGGGCAAGAGTGCCAGAGAGGCAGCCATTGCCAGCGCCCGTTCGCGGTTAAGACCGATTCTGATGACATCGCTGGCAATGATCCTGAGCGCGATCCCGCTGGCAATAGCTTCGGGGCCGGGCTCGCTTGGACGGGTCAATATCGGCCTGGTGTTGGTGGGTGGTCTGCTGATGGGCACCTTCTTTTCGCTGTTTGTGGTGCCGGTGGCATACCTGGCAATGAGCGAACTGAAGCAAAAAGACGTGCTGGCTAAAGTTAGAGGCAAAATTTAG
- a CDS encoding GH92 family glycosyl hydrolase — translation MGMLTKWSLLTGVMLGSLQVQAGDLTQWVDPFIGTGGDGHTFPGAVVPFGMVQLSPDTDNPMRGVSPQSEIYKRCAGYHYDDSTIVGFSHTHFSGTGHSDLGDLLIMPMTGTPKTEPGTAADPDSGYRSRFSHDDEEASPGYYRVKLTDYQIDAELTTTARTGMHRYSFPKTDQGHVLIDLTHGIYNFANKVIWSDVRVVDDSTLIASRRSNGWAHERPMFFAIRFSRPFDDIELINEDNARYRCMGCLDNKNGKHSTIVNSRIPFTAGKAVKVLARFDNPHQAPLLVKVGVSAVDKSNALENLSSELPHWDFDKVRSDAKAAWQTELERMEAKGDKSQKRQFYTALYHALQAPSLYQDVNGEYLGVDGEIHKADFTHYTLFSLWDTYRALHPLLTLVSPERVPDMINSMLAHYDQSYDRILPIWSFHGHETWTMIGYHAVSVISDAWQKGIRGFDGKRALDAMTATANHPNYDAIPEYLKYGYVPMDVLPESVSITLEYAYDDFAIARMAESMGETTIAKSFDKRAQSWRNVFDPETKFARGRDSKGNWDKDFDVEEAKYMGPFTEGNSFQYSFYVPHDVAGLIDIKGGDDAFIERLDELFTRPLHADKIKEHEDIAGLIGQYAHGNEPSHHIAYLYNHAGAPWMTQARIRQIMDTLSNDTPSGLAGNDDVGQMSAWYLFSAMGFYPVTPGDMTYVIGAPQLPEVTLKLSNGKRFKVIAKGLSQDNLYVASVNLNGKPLSQSYLHHNDIMAGGELVFEMAATPNKAWGKAIDARPKAMSPYKN, via the coding sequence ATGGGAATGTTAACAAAATGGTCGCTGCTGACCGGCGTAATGCTGGGCAGCCTTCAGGTGCAGGCCGGGGATCTGACCCAGTGGGTCGACCCCTTTATTGGCACCGGCGGTGATGGCCATACCTTTCCCGGCGCCGTGGTGCCCTTCGGCATGGTGCAGTTAAGCCCCGACACCGACAACCCGATGCGCGGCGTCTCGCCCCAAAGTGAAATCTACAAACGCTGCGCCGGTTACCACTATGACGACAGCACCATAGTCGGTTTCTCCCACACCCATTTCAGCGGCACCGGCCACTCGGATCTGGGCGATCTGCTCATCATGCCAATGACCGGCACGCCCAAAACCGAACCTGGCACGGCCGCCGACCCTGACAGCGGCTACCGCTCCCGCTTCAGTCACGACGATGAAGAAGCCTCACCCGGCTACTACAGAGTAAAACTCACCGATTATCAAATCGATGCTGAGCTTACTACCACAGCCCGCACCGGCATGCACAGGTACAGCTTTCCCAAAACCGACCAGGGCCATGTACTGATTGATTTGACCCACGGCATCTACAACTTCGCCAATAAGGTGATCTGGAGTGATGTGCGGGTGGTGGATGACAGCACCCTTATCGCCTCGCGCCGCTCCAACGGCTGGGCGCATGAACGCCCCATGTTCTTCGCCATCCGCTTCTCCCGCCCCTTCGACGATATTGAGCTGATAAACGAAGATAACGCCCGCTACCGCTGCATGGGTTGTCTCGATAACAAAAATGGCAAGCACTCCACCATAGTCAACAGCCGCATTCCTTTCACTGCAGGTAAGGCTGTTAAGGTGCTGGCCCGCTTCGATAATCCCCATCAGGCGCCGCTTTTGGTCAAGGTAGGCGTATCCGCGGTGGATAAAAGCAATGCGTTGGAAAACTTAAGCAGCGAGTTGCCCCACTGGGACTTTGATAAGGTACGCAGCGACGCCAAAGCCGCCTGGCAAACCGAGCTTGAGCGCATGGAGGCCAAGGGCGACAAGTCACAAAAACGCCAGTTCTACACCGCGCTTTATCATGCGCTGCAGGCGCCAAGCCTGTATCAGGACGTTAATGGCGAGTATCTGGGCGTCGATGGCGAAATCCATAAGGCCGACTTTACCCATTACACCCTGTTCTCGCTCTGGGACACCTACCGCGCCCTGCATCCACTGCTGACGCTGGTATCCCCCGAGCGCGTACCCGACATGATTAACTCCATGCTGGCCCACTATGACCAGAGCTATGACCGCATCCTGCCGATCTGGTCGTTCCACGGCCACGAGACCTGGACCATGATTGGCTACCATGCGGTGTCTGTGATTAGCGACGCCTGGCAAAAGGGCATTCGCGGCTTCGATGGCAAGCGGGCGCTGGATGCCATGACGGCCACCGCCAACCACCCCAATTACGATGCCATTCCCGAGTACCTGAAATACGGCTACGTGCCCATGGATGTGCTGCCCGAGTCTGTGTCCATCACGTTGGAATACGCCTACGATGACTTTGCCATCGCCCGTATGGCCGAAAGCATGGGCGAGACCACCATTGCCAAAAGCTTCGATAAGCGCGCCCAAAGCTGGCGCAATGTGTTTGATCCAGAAACCAAATTTGCCCGCGGCCGCGACAGCAAAGGCAACTGGGATAAAGACTTTGATGTGGAAGAAGCCAAGTACATGGGCCCCTTCACCGAGGGTAATAGCTTCCAGTACAGCTTCTACGTGCCCCACGATGTGGCAGGCCTAATCGACATCAAGGGTGGCGATGATGCCTTTATCGAGCGTTTGGATGAGCTTTTCACCCGCCCACTGCATGCCGACAAAATCAAGGAACACGAAGACATTGCCGGCCTGATTGGCCAGTACGCCCACGGCAATGAACCGAGCCACCATATCGCCTATTTGTACAACCACGCCGGCGCCCCCTGGATGACCCAGGCACGTATTCGTCAGATCATGGACACCCTCTCCAACGACACCCCATCGGGCCTCGCCGGTAACGATGATGTGGGCCAGATGTCGGCCTGGTATCTGTTCTCTGCCATGGGCTTTTACCCGGTTACCCCGGGCGACATGACCTATGTGATAGGTGCGCCGCAGCTGCCGGAAGTCACCCTCAAACTCAGTAACGGCAAGCGCTTTAAGGTTATCGCCAAGGGGCTTTCACAGGACAATTTGTACGTTGCCAGCGTGAACCTCAACGGCAAGCCGCTAAGCCAAAGCTATCTGCACCATAACGACATCATGGCAGGTGGTGAACTGGTGTTTGAGATGGCCGCAACGCCAAACAAAGCCTGGGGCAAAGCAATTGATGCGCGCCCCAAGGCGATGAGCCCTTACAAAAACTAA
- a CDS encoding efflux RND transporter periplasmic adaptor subunit, translating into MNRSRLRRAGFGFAVSILFILTVLPVSAEEPPATDAIPVTAQPVKKASFRDVSNEVGKISAIDSVELGFSLSGSARLVAVYFNDGDKVQQGELIAELDSTKARAELDMARSNLALAKSKLVRTRELLAKEPGSLSKQDADELEEAVNLANAEFKLKAAELNDYYLRAPFDGQLSSFKPSIGARLKEADPLVTLYRVDSVEIRYALGQEDFGKAASGQKVQVKVETYKDRSFEGIVTYVAPVVDESSGRVAVHASLSNPDYALAPGMFASVKQIFRENIERLLVPQNSVVAKDKERFVWVVSGDRVQKRNVTLGNNTNDGDVVVTAGLQASDMVVKTGIQNLTENARVRLVPDKPADTQEKH; encoded by the coding sequence ATGAACAGATCAAGGCTGCGCCGAGCGGGTTTCGGCTTCGCTGTATCTATCCTTTTCATCCTGACTGTGTTGCCTGTTTCGGCAGAAGAGCCCCCGGCAACCGACGCCATTCCGGTCACCGCCCAGCCGGTGAAAAAGGCATCCTTTCGCGATGTCAGCAACGAAGTCGGCAAGATTTCCGCCATCGATTCGGTGGAGCTCGGCTTCAGCCTAAGCGGCAGCGCAAGGCTGGTTGCGGTTTACTTTAACGACGGTGACAAGGTCCAGCAAGGAGAGTTAATTGCCGAGCTCGACAGCACCAAGGCCAGGGCGGAGCTGGACATGGCCCGCAGCAATCTGGCCCTGGCCAAATCCAAACTGGTACGCACCCGCGAGCTGCTGGCCAAAGAGCCTGGCTCGCTCTCCAAACAGGATGCCGACGAGCTGGAAGAGGCGGTGAATCTAGCCAATGCCGAGTTCAAACTCAAGGCCGCCGAGCTCAATGATTACTATCTGCGCGCCCCCTTCGATGGCCAGCTGAGCTCCTTTAAACCTTCCATCGGCGCCCGGCTTAAGGAAGCCGATCCTCTGGTCACCCTCTACCGGGTGGACTCGGTGGAAATCCGCTACGCCCTGGGCCAGGAGGATTTTGGTAAGGCCGCCAGCGGGCAAAAGGTACAGGTCAAGGTCGAGACCTACAAAGACCGCAGCTTTGAAGGCATCGTCACCTATGTCGCGCCCGTGGTGGATGAAAGCTCCGGCCGGGTAGCTGTGCATGCGTCGCTGTCGAATCCGGACTACGCCCTCGCCCCCGGCATGTTCGCCAGCGTCAAACAAATCTTTCGCGAAAACATCGAACGCCTGTTGGTGCCGCAAAATTCCGTGGTCGCCAAAGACAAGGAGCGCTTCGTTTGGGTGGTCAGCGGCGATAGGGTGCAAAAGCGCAATGTCACCCTGGGAAATAACACCAACGATGGTGATGTTGTGGTTACGGCTGGCCTGCAGGCCTCTGATATGGTGGTGAAAACCGGCATTCAGAACCTTACCGAGAATGCCAGGGTCAGGTTAGTGCCAGACAAACCCGCCGACACACAGGAGAAGCACTGA
- a CDS encoding LacI family DNA-binding transcriptional regulator, with amino-acid sequence MQAKHTRKNVTVIDVAKAAGISKSTVSLVLQGSDKVNPATRDKVQAAMAELGYVYNREAASLRGKRSNLVAIVINDLTNPYSAQLAVGLEANIRRMGLFSMLVNSGEDKDTQSQLVQSLKEYNVAAFVICPAPGTDADWVDRLAATVPVIHIMREVAGASVPTVLPDNQAGTLASTRHLLSQGYTRIGFFGGNQRISDYGERLAGFKAALAEAGLEPAGVWETALTNRHGGRLAMAELLASSQRPEALVCFTDIVAYGAIEQLRQQGLKPGEDMAIVGFDDLDDSKLMTPALSSIAIDADAIGAAVCSVLDNIRHGQQVPGLQRLPVALNVRGSSPKK; translated from the coding sequence ATGCAGGCAAAACACACAAGAAAAAATGTCACTGTAATTGATGTGGCCAAGGCGGCGGGCATCTCCAAATCCACGGTATCTCTGGTGCTGCAGGGCAGTGACAAGGTCAACCCTGCCACCCGTGACAAGGTGCAGGCGGCCATGGCCGAACTGGGCTATGTGTACAACCGTGAGGCGGCATCGCTTCGGGGTAAACGTTCCAATCTGGTGGCGATTGTTATCAACGACCTGACCAACCCCTACTCGGCGCAGCTGGCGGTGGGGCTTGAAGCCAATATCCGCCGGATGGGGCTGTTTTCCATGTTGGTGAACTCGGGTGAAGACAAAGATACCCAAAGCCAATTGGTGCAAAGCCTCAAAGAATACAATGTGGCGGCCTTCGTGATTTGTCCTGCGCCCGGCACAGATGCGGACTGGGTGGATAGGCTCGCCGCCACAGTGCCGGTTATCCATATCATGCGGGAAGTGGCGGGGGCGAGCGTGCCCACAGTGCTGCCCGATAACCAGGCCGGAACGCTGGCCTCGACCCGCCATCTGCTGAGCCAGGGCTATACCCGTATCGGCTTTTTTGGCGGTAATCAGCGTATTTCAGACTATGGTGAGCGTTTGGCAGGCTTTAAGGCCGCGCTGGCAGAAGCCGGACTCGAACCCGCCGGTGTGTGGGAAACCGCACTGACCAATCGTCATGGTGGCCGCCTTGCCATGGCTGAGCTGCTTGCATCATCACAACGCCCCGAGGCGCTGGTGTGCTTTACCGATATTGTCGCCTACGGCGCCATTGAGCAGCTGCGTCAGCAGGGGCTTAAGCCCGGTGAGGATATGGCCATTGTCGGCTTTGACGATTTGGACGACTCGAAACTGATGACGCCGGCCCTGAGCAGCATCGCCATTGATGCCGATGCCATAGGCGCCGCCGTGTGCAGCGTGCTGGACAATATCCGCCACGGCCAGCAGGTGCCCGGGTTACAGCGGCTGCCGGTGGCGCTGAATGTGCGCGGCTCAAGCCCGAAAAAGTAA